AAACCGACCCCACGCGGCTGGGAACCTCGCTCGGAAAGACCTTTCTCAGCGGCACCCAGGATTGGACGACCGTGAGGATCACGCGGCTGACCTCGACTCCGGGAACCTACACGGCCTATGTGGATGGCCATGACATGGTGACGGGCGCACCCTTGCGTGCCGAAATCCCCGCCTACATCCAGTGAGCCGAGGCGGGCCGCGCGTTCCGACTCACTTCTCCGCGAGGCCTTCGAGCACCCGGGACCAGTGCTCGCGCATGGCCTCGCGGGCCTTCGCGTCCGGCAGCTTCTCCAGGTGTACGTGGAGGGAGGCGCCTCGTGCCTTCGGCACCAGGGTGAGCTGCAGCGTCGCGGGTTTCTTCCAGCCGTCTGGCTGCCAGGTCATGCGGATGCGCTGTCCGGGCTTCACCACGCGGACCTCGCCGCGTGCGCCGGGGGCTCCACGGCGCTTGGGAACTTCGTAGCCCGCTCCCGGCTCGAGCGTCAGCTTCGCGCCGGCACCGAGCCACCGCTCCGCCTGGGTGGCAATCCGCTCCCACAGTTCATCGGCACGCAGCGGCAGCGTGCGCACGACGCCTACTTGGAAGCCCGTGGCCGCCGTCTCGCCCACGACCCGCTTGCCGCGGGCCTGCTCGTACGCCACGGCAATGGACTGCTGCCACCACGTGGACTCCACCTCCCGGGCCAGGTGCGCGACGAGCTGCTTGTGGTTCAGCTCGCCTGCACCCGCCGCGTCCAGCGCGCGCATCCACGCCTTCCAGTCCCGCCCGGTCGCCTCCTTGACGGCGCTGTCCGTCACGCGGTCGGTGATGAGCGCCTTCTTCGTGGCCGCCTTCTTCTTCACGCTCGAGGGCTTCTTCCCGCGCGCGGCGATTTCCGCGAGTCGTGCCTGCACCAACGCCTTCACCAGCTTCGCCGGAAGCGGCTTGTCGGGCGGAAAGGTCACGCCGCTCTTCGACGTGGTGTAGCCGTCTAGCTGCTCCTTCAGCGCCGGTACCACGCCGCCGCTGAAGGGGTAGTAGCCGCAGTGGTTCTTGAAGAAGGCGAAGCCGGCCACGGCGTTCCCGTCCACCTTGAAGGTGGGCATCTGGTAGCTGATGGTCTCGACCGCTCCCGGAAGCAGCTTGCGGAGCTGCATGCGCAGCGCCCCTAGCGTCTTCTTCGCCGCCGGGTTCTCCAGTCCCGCCAGGTATGCGTCGATGGGTTGCAGACCTCTGCTCTTCGTCGCCATGGTTTTTGGTCCCCAGGTGTTCTCGGAACGGATTGTCCCCGCCCAGAGCCTCCAGCGCCACCGCGACGTACCTGGTTACAGGCGACCGAGGGGAGGCCAAGCCCAGGATTGACACATCTGGCGGGGACTTATAGTCCAGCCGCATGAGCGGGCAACGGCTGGGCGAGACCCTCGTGGAACGACGTCCCCGAATTGAACTCGGTGTCGAGCTGCGCGCGACATCCGTGGGTGAGGTCCGACACCTGCTGCCTTCCGCCCATTCCATCATTGTCCATGCTGGGGAGCCCGTTCGAACGTCGTGTCATTCGAACCGCATGCGCTCGATTCGCACACGAGGCGACATCTTCTTCATTCCCGCCGGAGTACTTGATGAGTGGGTCGATGACGATGCGAGCAGTTCCGTGGAGCTCCGGCTGCCAGCAGCGCTCTTGCGTCGGGTCGCGGAAGACATGGGGCTGGATCCCGACCGTATAGGACTCGAGCCGCGACACCAGTTCAGAGAAGCGCAGATCGAGCATCTCGCATGGGCGCTCGAGGCGGAGTGCCGCGCCGGTTTCCCGAACGGGCTGCTCTACAGCGAGAGCCTGGGCCTGGCGCTCGCGGCGCACCTGCTGACCCGCTACCGAGCGCCCGTGGAGGCGCGAGGAGGCCTGTCGAAACGACAGCTTCAGCGCGTCATCGAGTACATCGAGGCGCACCTCGATCAGAACCTCTCGCTCACACGCCTCGCGAGTGTGGCCGAAGCCAGCACATCGCATTTCAAGGTCTTGTTCAAGCGCTCGATGGGACTACCGGTGCATGAGTACGTGATGCACCGGCGGGTGGAGCGCGCCAGGAGCTTGCTCGTGCACGGAGAGCTTCCCGCGAGCGAAGTCGCGCTGGAAGCCGGGTTCTCGCACCAGAGCCATATGGCGCGCTGGATGAGGCGTGTTCTCGGCGTGACCCCGACGTCTGTCGTGCGTCGCCGCAACCACGTCACTTCATGAACTTGTTGAGAACGGCGAAGTCATCCTGAGCGTGGCCAGCCTGGAGGGCCGCTTGGAAGAGCTGGCCGAACGCGGCTGGTACGGCATGATGAATTCCGTGCTCCTCGCACAGCTCGATCAGGTGTCGAAGCGCCCCATGGTGTGCCTCGACCGTCGCAAGCGTCTTCTCATCGCCGGCGAAGCGGCCAGTCTGGATCCGTTTCACGAAATCGGTCACGGCTCCGTCCACCATAGGCTTGGTCGCCTGGACGTATTCCATGTAGGCCCCGAGCGGAAGCCCTTCGGCTTCGCAGACGGACACTGCCTGAAGCACACCGAACATCGAGCCCCACAAGAAAGAGAGAAGTGCGCTGTCGAGAGCGGAGGCGTGGCCCACGTCGCTTCCCACATGGAGGGAATTTCCCCCGAGCACGAGGAGGACGGGTTTGTATTTCTCGAAGAGCGCACCCGGTCCAGAATACAGAATGGTGCCTCCAGGCTCGCCGATGAAGTTCGGAGTCCCCATGATGGCTCCATCCAGGTATTGGAGCTCGTGCTGTCGAGCCCACGCGGCCATTTCCCTCGCCTGTCTGGGCGAGCCCGACGTCAACTGGACGATCAGTTTTCCACGCAATCCTTTCGTCACGTCGTCCTGCCGAAGCAGCGCCTCGCTGGTGACGTAGTCGTTCACATTCACGACGACGACCTCCGCATCGGCGACGGCGTCCCGCACCGTCGTCGCGACCCGTGCTCCCAAGGCGGCGAGCGGCGCACACTTGGACTTCGTGCGATTCCAGACTGCAACATTGTACCCCTGCTTGAGAAAAGCACCCACGAGCGCGGAGCCCATACGCCCCGTACCGAGAACCGAAATGCCAGGCTTCATGACGATGTTCCTCTCTCTCCTCTTGCTGGAGAAATGCACTCACGTGTTCAGCCATGAGTACCGCCTCCCCTCCTGATGGGCGCGCACGAATGGATGATTCGAGAGCACGATTGGATGGTTCCCCCATGGCTGTTCGCGCTCTGCTTCCCTAGATTCAGACGGGAGACGGGAGCGCGCCATGGGCACGGACGACAAGCAGCCTTCCTCCGAGACGGTCCGGACGGGAGGCACCGGGAATTCGCGAGAGCAACAGGTGAAGGACTTCCTCGAGGAATATGGCCGCGTCGTGGTTCGGGGCGATGGCAAGCAGGTAGCGGAGCGGTGGGAGGTGCCCGCACTCGTCGTGGCGGACGCGGGCAGCCGGGCGGTGGGGTCGCTCGAGGAGGTGGCGGCCTTCTTTTCGAGTGCCGGCGCGCAGTACATCTCGCGAGGCATCGTCGGCACCCATCCGGTACTCCAACGGCTCGAATGGGTGACGGAGAGACTGGCCCATGTGGACGTGCGCTGGCTCTACCTGGATCAGACGGGGGCCGAGCGTGGGGCGGAGCAGTCCACCTACACCCTGAGGCGCGATGACGCGGGCCGCCTGCGAATCCTGGTCGCACTGCTGCGGGACGTGACACCTCCGACTTCGAATTGAGGTGGAGGGCCGCGCGCTCCGAGTCGTCCTCGTGGGCCGTGGCGTGAGGTGAGGGAAACGCCAGGGATGGTGTGGCGCGTACTGCAAATCACTCCCTCATCCGCCGATGTCGACCGGCTCCTCGCCGCGCTACCCTGTGCATGCACATGGACAGCAACGAGGGACACATGAGACCGGAAGACAAGCAGCACCTGGTGCGCGCCATCGACCTCGCACGACGGGCCCGGGCTCGGGGGGACCACCCCTTCGGCTCGGTGCTGGTGGATGCGAAGGGACGCGTGCTGGTGGAAGGGGAGAACACCCAAGGAACGACGGGCGCCTGCACCGGCCACGCGGAGTCCAACCTCATGGGCGAGGCCACCCGGCGATACCGTCCCGAGGAACTCGTCGGTTCCACCCTCTACGCCAGTACCGAGCCCTGCGCCATGTGCGCGGGTGCCATCTTCTGGGGCGGTGTGCGGCGGGTCGTCTTCGCGCTCTCCTCCGAGGAACTGAGCCAGTTCCTCGACCCCTCCGCGCCCACCCTTCGCATGTCCTGCCGCGACGTCTTCGCCCGCGGCTCCGCGCCCACCGAGGTGGTGGGCCCGGTGGCGCTGCCGGAGGCCCGTGAGGTGCACGAGGGCTTCTGGAAATAAGAGCTTGCCCCCCTCGCGCACGTGCACCGCCCGGGTGCGTCCAGCCCTTTCCCTCCTTTCATCCTGTTTCATTCAGGGAATCCAGGTATATAACCTTTTCCCATGAAAACCTATAAGTGGGCTGCATCCCTCACGCTGGTGGGGGCGACGATGGCGGTGGTGCCGGGCTGTGGAAGCGGTGAGGGCGAGGAGGGGACGGCGCAAGAGGCGGTCACCTCCGCCCCCGCGGAGCTCGCGGCGTGTACGACCCGCATCACCTACGGCGACACGTGGATCCACCCGGGCCGCACGAGCATGGTGGACACGGTGGATGGGCCGGTGACGTGGGATGGCACCTGCGTCAACGAGGGCAGCAATTCCTATGCGGTGCTCTCCAATGGCTGGAAGCCGTACTTCACCGGCAAGAACGCGTGCGTGATGGCCTTCGACACGACGTGCGCGGGCGCGTCCGCGTGCACCACGCGCATCACCTACAACGCGTCGTGGATCCACTCCGGCTCGAACCAGTATGACAACGTGGGCGGGCGGGTGTTCTGGGACCGCTCGTGCACCAACCAGAGCCCCAACTCCTACGCGGTGCTCTCCAATGGCTGGAAGCCCTTCTTCACGGGCTCGAACGCGTGCGGCATGTCGTTCATGTACTCGGGCTGTGGCGGCCTCTACCAGAACCCGGTGGTGGACAGTAGCTGTCCGGACCCGGGCGTCCTCCAGGACGGCAACCGGTACATCGCCGCCTGTACGGGCGGAAACTATGCGCTGCGCACCTCGACGGACCTCGTGACGTGGACGTCCGCGGGCTCCATCTTCTCGTCCACGACCAAACCCACGTGGGCCAAGGGAGACTTCTGGGCGCCGGAGATCCACAAGGTGGGCTCGCGCTACATCGCCTACTTCACCGCGCGCCACACCAATGGCGCGCTGTCGATCGGCGCCGCCACGGCGACCAACCCCCTCGGCCCCTACACCGACCTGGGCCGCCCGCTCATCAACGACACGAGCATGGGGATGATCGACGCCACGATCATGAAGGCCAGCAATGGCACGCCCTACCTCGTGTGGAAGGCGGACGGGAACGCGGTGGGCAAGAAGACGCCCATCTACGGCCAGCAGCTCTCGGCGGATGGCCTGTCGCTCGTGGGCAACCGCGTGCAGCTCATCACCAATGATCTGTCGTGGGAGGGCGGCGTCGTCGAGGCGCCGTGGGTGGTGACGCGCGACGGCTACTACTACCTCTTCTACAGCGGCAACGCCTACTACAACGGCACGTATGCCATTGGCGTGGCGCGCGCGACGAGCCCCCTGGGCCCCTACACGAAGCTCGGCGCCCCCATCCTCAAGACGGTGCCGGGATGGGAGGGCCCCGGTCACGGCTCGGTGGTGACCACGCCCGCGGGTGGCTCGGCCATGGTCTATCACGCGTGGAACGAGGGCCACACGTCGCGCGTGATGCTCGTGGACAACATCATCTGGAGCGGCGGCTGGCCGTCCATGCCCGCCGCTCCCTCGGTGGGCTCGCGTCCCCGCTTCTAGCCGGGCCATGTGCCGGAAGCGTCAGCGCGCCCGGAGGCTGGAGTGGGCGGGGTTGCTCCGCAAGACGTTCGCAGTGGACGTCTTCTCCTGCCCGAGGTGCGGAGGAAGGCGAATGTAGCGCGGGCCGGGACGTCACGGGCTCAGGAGACCCGCCCCGCCTCGCGGAACCACGCCACCTCGTCGGCGAGCGTGTGCGCCAGGGGCCGGAAGCTCGCGCCCAGTTCCGTTCGGGCCTTGCTCGCGGAGACGGTGTTGCGGGCGTGCATGGTGCTCACGCCCTCCACGCTCATCGCCGTGCTCTTCCCGCTCAGCCGCGCCCACAGCTCGAAGGTGGCGGCCACGCCCAACACCAGCGGGTAGGGGAGCTTCTTCGGAGGCTTCCGGCCCGAGAGCGCCGCCAGCTCCCGCATCACGTCCACGAGCGAGGCGTACTCCCCGGACAGGATGTACCGCTCCCCCGCGCGTCCCTGCTCCGCCGCGCGCAGCATGCCGTCCGCCACGTCACGGGCGTCCGTCACGGGGGCCCCACCCTCGAAGACGCCGGGCAGCTTGCCCTGGAGGAAGTCCAGCACCAGTTGCCCGCTCCCCGTGGGCGCCGCGTCGTACGGGCCGAACATCCACCCCGGCAGCACTTCCACTACCTCCATGGGGCGCAACTCGGGCGCGAGCGCATGGAGGCGCTCGCTCGCGACCACCTTGCTACGCGCGTACAGGTTGGTCTGTGCCAGCCGGTCCGGAGGGGAGCTCTCGTCCCCGGGGCCACCGTCCTTCGCGCGGCCAATCACGCTCGATGAGCCGGTGTGCACGAAGCGGCGCACCCCGGCGCGCGACGCCACCCTCGCGAGCTGGAGGGGGGCGTGGACGTTGAGCCGCTCCAGCGCGGGCCAGTGGTCCCCGGGGCCGAAGTACTCCCGGAAGTAGGCGGCCGTGTGGAACACCACGTCGCAGCCGCCCAGCGCCGAGGCGAAGGCGTCCACGTCCTCCAAGTCCCCCGCCACCACCTCCGCGCCGGTGTCCCCCAACAGCCGCCGGGCCTTCTCCGGCGAGCGGGCCAGCGCGCGCACCTCATGGCCCCGCTCGCGCAGCAGCCGCACCAGGTTGACGCCCAACAGCCCCGTGCTTCCCGTCACGAACGCCTTCATGCCGCCTCCAATCTGAACAGTGCTCAAATCAAGTAACGGTTCATCTAAGCGGTGTCAAGATGAGCGTCCGGAGCCCGGGGGCGGTAAGGAGGGGGAAGCGATGGCGCAGCGAGGCACGGGTGAAAAGAGGCGGGCTCGGTACCACCACGGCGACCTGCGGCGGGCGCTGGTGGAGGCGGCGCTCGAGGTGTTGGCGCGGGAGGGCGTGGCGGAGCTGTCGCTGCGCGAGGTGGCGCGGCGGGCGGGTGTCAGCGCGGCGGCGCCCTATCATCACTTTCCGGACAAGCAGTCACTCCTGGCGGCGGTGGCGGAGGAGGGCTTCGTCGCGCTGAACGCGGCGATGAAGCAGGCCCGGGAGGCGAGCGGCGGCTGGGCGGAGCGCCTGGAGGGGATGGCGGCGGCCTACATCCAGTTCGCGGTGACGCACGTGGCGCACTACCGCGTCATGTTCCTGCCGGAGCTGAAGGAGCCGCGCTTCGAGGAGTACCACCGCCTGGGCACGGAGTCGTTCGAGCTGATGCGCGGCGCGGTGGCCGAGGCCCGCCCGGAGCTGTCCGAGCCGGACACGTGGGTGGTGGCGGTGTCCGCCTGGAGCGCGGTGCATGGCTTCACCTCGCTGTGGACGGAGGGGTTCCTCGGGCATAAGGCGGCGCGCCTGCCGGAGCTGGAGGGGATGGGCCGCGCGGTGGGCGTCTCCGTCGCGAGCCTCGTCCTCCACGCGCCCGCCACGAAGCGCTGAGCGGGTCAGCGCTGCCGGGCCAGGCGCAGCCGCCACGGCGTGAGCGGCAGGCGCACGCTGGTGCCGGCCACGAGCCACGGCCAGGGGGCAGCCGGGCATCGCGGCCATCGCCGGCTTCGGTCTGCGAGCGCTCAGCAGCCTCCGCCGACCACGCTTCGGCATCCTTCCCTGCCGGCGGGCACCAGCCTGTTGCTTCAGGTCATCGATGACTCGGGCCACCCGGTTTCAGGTGCGGCCGTCTCCTCCCGGGAGGCGCTCTTCCCCGTCGACAGCACCGGCCACCTGCTCCTGGAGAATCTTCCGTCCGGGCGCTTCCTGGCCCGCGTGGACGCGCTCGGCTTCACGTCGGCCACGGCGGTGATGGAGTTGCAGAAGGGGACGCACGTGGGTGCGCAGGTGAAGCTGCTGCGGCTGCCCGACCCGCTTCCCTTCCAGGCCGAGGCGGGCGGCATCCTCGAGACGCCGCAGGTGCGCGTCACCCTTCCCGCGAGCGCCGTCGTGGATGCACTCGGCCAGCCCGTCACCGGCACCGTGAATGTCACCATCGCCCCGTTGGACCCCACGCGCCAGCTCGGCTCCATGCCGGGCCCGCTCGAGGGCACCTCCGCGGTGGATGGACAGCCGGTGCAGCTCGAGAGCTTCTTCATGGCCGAGGTGGGCCTGTGGAGCAATGGCGCTCCCGTGCAGCTCGCGCCGGGGAAGTCCGCTACCCTGGAGTTCCTCCTGCCGGAGGCCCTGGCCAGCCAATTCCATGAGGGGGATACCGTGCCCGCGTGGTGGTTCGACCTGGACGCGGGCCAGTGGCGCGAGGAGGGGCAGGGCACCGTCCAGCCCTCCTCGACCCAGCCGGGAAGGCTGGCCTGGGTCGCCCAGGTGAAGCACTTCACGTGGTGGAACTGCGACATGCCCTGGACGGACAAGAGCTGCGTCAATGTGCTCTTCGTGGACGGCGCGGGAGCACCCGTCGCGGGCGCCGCGGTGAGGGCCGAGGGGCTCAGCTACTCGGGAGACAGCGGGATCTCATACACCGGCGCCGATGGCCGGGTCTGCGTCGAGATCAAGCGAGGCAACACGGCGAGAATCGTCGCGCTCCAGGGAACGCTCAGCTCGGATGGGGTGGCGGTGACGGGTTCGTCGACGGCGGCCGTCTGTGGTGGCAGCGGCCCCTGTACCGACGTCCGGCTCGTCGTGCGAGGCCCCGTCTGCGCGCCGGGTGCCTATCAGGCTTGCCCGTACACGGGGCCCGCTGGCACTGAGGGCCAGGGGTCGTGCCGGGCAGCCCGCCAGCGGTGCAACGTCTCGGGGGCGGAGTGGAGCGCCTGCGCGGGGCAGGTGTTGCCCACGGCCGAGAGCTGCCGGACTCCTTTCGATGATGACTGCGATGGGACGGTGAACGAGGGCTGCTCCTGTTCCGACCTGATGGGTCTGCCCTGCTATGGCGGCTCCTCGGGGACGCAGGGGGTGGGGGCCTGCCACGCGGGGACGGTGAGGTGCGACAGCTTCGGCAACGTCGTCTGTTTGGGGCAACAACTCCCAAGGCCGGAGAACTGCTCGACGCTCGAGGATGAAGACTGCAATGGCAGGAGCGAGGGATGCGAGCCCGTGTCCCCATGGTTCTGGCAGCTGGACACGACCTGCTCCTCCACGTCGAAGCCGCTGGGCGTGGCCGTGGACCGCCAGGGCAACACGCTGACCCTGAACAGCCTCTCGGGCACCGTCACCCTCGGCGGCACCGCCTTCACGGGAGACGAGGGCGATATGCTCCTGGTGAAGGTGGATGGGAAGGGTCACCCCACCTGGGCCCAACTGATCGACATCTACGCGCGCTCCGCCTACCTCGCCACGAAGGAGGGCCTCGCCGTGGACGCGGCGGGGAACGTGGTGGTGTCGGGGTCGTTTTCCGGAGACCTGAAGGTGGGAGGGATTTCGCTGGCCAATTACGCCCCTCCGAAGACCTTCGTGGTGAAGTTCGCTCCCGATGGCAGCCCGTTGTGGGCCCAGACCTTTGGTGGGGAGCTCGGCAGTGCGGCCGTGGCCACCGACGCCGCTGGCAACATCGCCCTCCTGGCCATTCCCAGCGGCAGCGGATTCTACGTGGCGAAGCTCGATGGGAACACGGGAGCGACTCTCTGGAGTCGGTTCTTCGTCGGCCCGGTGGCATTTGCCACCGCCATCGACATGGATGAGGAGGGCAACGTCCTGCTGGCGGCGGACATGTTCGCGGAGATCGACCTCGATGGAATCGTGCTCCGCCCTCCCGCGGCAGCGACGTTCGCGTTCGTCACGAAGTTCGACGGCGCCACGGGCAAGGCCCGCTGGGGCCGGGTCGTGGCAAGGGTATCGGGGGAGGGAGGCGTACCGCTGTACTTGAAGGCCGCCAGGGCCGGCAAGATATGGGTGCTCACACCGCAATCGGGAGGCACGCGGCTGGTCGCGCTCTCCTCGGAGGGCGAGGAACTCTGGGCTCGCGGCACCTCGGCGTACCTGGACTCCCTGCATCTGGGAACCGACGCCTCGGGCAATGCCCGGGTCTCCGGGGCGTTCTCGGGCAGTGTCGACCTGGGCGGTGGGAGCCGCGCGTCCAGCAACCCCGCCGCGTTCGTGGCCTGGTACGACCCGGCGGGCAATTACTTGAAGGACCGCGTCTACCCCACGGCCGAGGGAGGTGGAGGGCACTCTGGGGGTGTTGGAACAGGCGTTGACCTCGAGGGAAGCGTGCTATTGGGAGGATGGTTCACCGGCGCCGCGAACTTCGGGCTGGGGCCGGTGAACGCGTGCTCCGACACCACCTTCGTGTTGAAGATGGAGCCCTCCTCTACGCCCTGAGCCCACGGGACCGGCGTCACGCCCGTCAGGAATGCGCGGGCGGACGCCACTTCACCTTCATCCTCAGGCCCTCGACGCCCGAGAAGGGTGTCAGCCGATGCGTAGGCGACGTGGTGTCGGAACGAGTTTCGACCTTACCCATTTTTTGGGGGCTTTGGGCACAAGTACGAGCGGTGAACTGGCAGTACGAATCTCCATCTGGATAACAACACCCAACACTGTAAGTGCACAGAAGGACGTGCCTTCGCCGTCCTTCTGTCACCCAGTTCGCTCATTACGCGCGCCTGGTGCTACTACCATTCGACGCTTGAAATCACGAATCGGCGTAGCGCCATGTTGGTCATGGCGGCCAAGAATGCCCATACCAACTAAAGAACAGATCAGTCGGTATACAGGCAATGCCCACCGTGAAGGTCTGGGCGGTTTGGTCCAACGTATATTCCACCATAGGGACAACTCTTGATGGTGGTGTAGAACGTGTAAAGAACCGTCCCATTCAACTCGCGCAGGCAAACACCGCCATGAAGATCCGGCATGTTTGGCCCGGCGTAAACCCAGCCAGTGCCGCAGTTTTTGGTTAGAGTGTATCGCGAAGTGAGTATGCACTGCGGACCGGTGTACAAGCACACGCCACCATGCTCCTCCGGTTTGTTCGGACCCACATAAACGCCATCATATCCGCAGTCTTTTGTTGTTGTGTGCTGCGATACAATGTCACAAGAGTTGCCGAGTGCTTGCTTTTGAGAAACAATCACATCGACCAATTCTGTTGGCCCATCCACCGATCCTGCGGGCTCCTCACCGCACGAACTGACTGTTACAGCAAGCACACACAAACGCATTGCCTTGATCGCGGACACGTATCGCCTCCAATGCCAACGTGGACACCACAGCGATTGTCTTGTTGCTGTGGGTAAAATCGTATGCTTGCCTTAAACGAAGAAGGATGCATCACTCATTGTTAGCGTAGTGGGAGAATTTCTTCGCCACTGTTCTTTCTTTAACCTTGCGCAAGTTCCTTTGGGGCGGGGCGACACAGCGCCCCCCCCAGTTGGCTAGAGTTCTTCGGACTCACGAATCATTCAGGACTCCATCGCTCCGGTCGCCAAACGGGAGCGGTGCGGCGGACGCGCCTCTGTGGCGCGTCTGCGGGCTGAGGGACAATATCCTACTGGCGAGCAGGGCAGTCGACTGCCCTAAGTAGCAGCCATGGTCGCTGCACCTATCTGGTCTGTTTCAGCAGCACTGGCTACGTCATCTGCTAGGGTGGACCTTGGAGGTATCCACCCTGGCCCGACTTTTCCCGTGGCTACCGCTCGCGCTCCTGATGAGCGCCACCGCGGCAGCGCAGCCCCAGCCCCCCACCCGTGAGCGCCAGGAGCGGCGCGTCACCCTTCCCAGCAACCCCGAGGAGCCCGGGCCGGAGGTGCGCGTGGCCGCCGGCATCGCCACGTACCTGCGCTTCGACATGCCCGTGGACAGGGCCGCGGTGGAGGTGGAGGGACGCCCCGTCCGCTTCAAATGGGTGGAGGCAGGAGACACCCTCATCGGCCTGGAGCCCTCGGTGGACTTGGGCGCCGAGGAGAAGCTGGTGGTGCGCGTGCGCTACCGGGACGGTGCCTCCCCGGCCCGGGCCACGCTCACGCTGGTGACGCGCCCCGGGGTGGTCGACAAAGAGGTGGAGGTGGTGCGCCGCCCGCGCACGCTGGAGGCGCTGGAGGCCGCGCTGGTGGAGAAGGAGGCGGAGCTCGCAGCGCTGAAGGCCCAGTGCGGGGTGGGTGGGCACGCCGGGCTCGTCTTCTCGG
This portion of the Cystobacter ferrugineus genome encodes:
- a CDS encoding SRPBCC domain-containing protein, producing MATKSRGLQPIDAYLAGLENPAAKKTLGALRMQLRKLLPGAVETISYQMPTFKVDGNAVAGFAFFKNHCGYYPFSGGVVPALKEQLDGYTTSKSGVTFPPDKPLPAKLVKALVQARLAEIAARGKKPSSVKKKAATKKALITDRVTDSAVKEATGRDWKAWMRALDAAGAGELNHKQLVAHLAREVESTWWQQSIAVAYEQARGKRVVGETAATGFQVGVVRTLPLRADELWERIATQAERWLGAGAKLTLEPGAGYEVPKRRGAPGARGEVRVVKPGQRIRMTWQPDGWKKPATLQLTLVPKARGASLHVHLEKLPDAKAREAMREHWSRVLEGLAEK
- a CDS encoding AraC family transcriptional regulator — encoded protein: MERRPRIELGVELRATSVGEVRHLLPSAHSIIVHAGEPVRTSCHSNRMRSIRTRGDIFFIPAGVLDEWVDDDASSSVELRLPAALLRRVAEDMGLDPDRIGLEPRHQFREAQIEHLAWALEAECRAGFPNGLLYSESLGLALAAHLLTRYRAPVEARGGLSKRQLQRVIEYIEAHLDQNLSLTRLASVAEASTSHFKVLFKRSMGLPVHEYVMHRRVERARSLLVHGELPASEVALEAGFSHQSHMARWMRRVLGVTPTSVVRRRNHVTS
- a CDS encoding NAD(P)-dependent oxidoreductase is translated as MKPGISVLGTGRMGSALVGAFLKQGYNVAVWNRTKSKCAPLAALGARVATTVRDAVADAEVVVVNVNDYVTSEALLRQDDVTKGLRGKLIVQLTSGSPRQAREMAAWARQHELQYLDGAIMGTPNFIGEPGGTILYSGPGALFEKYKPVLLVLGGNSLHVGSDVGHASALDSALLSFLWGSMFGVLQAVSVCEAEGLPLGAYMEYVQATKPMVDGAVTDFVKRIQTGRFAGDEKTLATVEAHHGALRHLIELCEEHGIHHAVPAAFGQLFQAALQAGHAQDDFAVLNKFMK
- a CDS encoding nucleoside deaminase, with translation MRPEDKQHLVRAIDLARRARARGDHPFGSVLVDAKGRVLVEGENTQGTTGACTGHAESNLMGEATRRYRPEELVGSTLYASTEPCAMCAGAIFWGGVRRVVFALSSEELSQFLDPSAPTLRMSCRDVFARGSAPTEVVGPVALPEAREVHEGFWK
- a CDS encoding glycoside hydrolase family 43 protein; this encodes MKTYKWAASLTLVGATMAVVPGCGSGEGEEGTAQEAVTSAPAELAACTTRITYGDTWIHPGRTSMVDTVDGPVTWDGTCVNEGSNSYAVLSNGWKPYFTGKNACVMAFDTTCAGASACTTRITYNASWIHSGSNQYDNVGGRVFWDRSCTNQSPNSYAVLSNGWKPFFTGSNACGMSFMYSGCGGLYQNPVVDSSCPDPGVLQDGNRYIAACTGGNYALRTSTDLVTWTSAGSIFSSTTKPTWAKGDFWAPEIHKVGSRYIAYFTARHTNGALSIGAATATNPLGPYTDLGRPLINDTSMGMIDATIMKASNGTPYLVWKADGNAVGKKTPIYGQQLSADGLSLVGNRVQLITNDLSWEGGVVEAPWVVTRDGYYYLFYSGNAYYNGTYAIGVARATSPLGPYTKLGAPILKTVPGWEGPGHGSVVTTPAGGSAMVYHAWNEGHTSRVMLVDNIIWSGGWPSMPAAPSVGSRPRF
- a CDS encoding SDR family oxidoreductase gives rise to the protein MKAFVTGSTGLLGVNLVRLLRERGHEVRALARSPEKARRLLGDTGAEVVAGDLEDVDAFASALGGCDVVFHTAAYFREYFGPGDHWPALERLNVHAPLQLARVASRAGVRRFVHTGSSSVIGRAKDGGPGDESSPPDRLAQTNLYARSKVVASERLHALAPELRPMEVVEVLPGWMFGPYDAAPTGSGQLVLDFLQGKLPGVFEGGAPVTDARDVADGMLRAAEQGRAGERYILSGEYASLVDVMRELAALSGRKPPKKLPYPLVLGVAATFELWARLSGKSTAMSVEGVSTMHARNTVSASKARTELGASFRPLAHTLADEVAWFREAGRVS
- a CDS encoding TetR/AcrR family transcriptional regulator is translated as MAQRGTGEKRRARYHHGDLRRALVEAALEVLAREGVAELSLREVARRAGVSAAAPYHHFPDKQSLLAAVAEEGFVALNAAMKQAREASGGWAERLEGMAAAYIQFAVTHVAHYRVMFLPELKEPRFEEYHRLGTESFELMRGAVAEARPELSEPDTWVVAVSAWSAVHGFTSLWTEGFLGHKAARLPELEGMGRAVGVSVASLVLHAPATKR
- a CDS encoding carboxypeptidase-like regulatory domain-containing protein, which gives rise to MLQVIDDSGHPVSGAAVSSREALFPVDSTGHLLLENLPSGRFLARVDALGFTSATAVMELQKGTHVGAQVKLLRLPDPLPFQAEAGGILETPQVRVTLPASAVVDALGQPVTGTVNVTIAPLDPTRQLGSMPGPLEGTSAVDGQPVQLESFFMAEVGLWSNGAPVQLAPGKSATLEFLLPEALASQFHEGDTVPAWWFDLDAGQWREEGQGTVQPSSTQPGRLAWVAQVKHFTWWNCDMPWTDKSCVNVLFVDGAGAPVAGAAVRAEGLSYSGDSGISYTGADGRVCVEIKRGNTARIVALQGTLSSDGVAVTGSSTAAVCGGSGPCTDVRLVVRGPVCAPGAYQACPYTGPAGTEGQGSCRAARQRCNVSGAEWSACAGQVLPTAESCRTPFDDDCDGTVNEGCSCSDLMGLPCYGGSSGTQGVGACHAGTVRCDSFGNVVCLGQQLPRPENCSTLEDEDCNGRSEGCEPVSPWFWQLDTTCSSTSKPLGVAVDRQGNTLTLNSLSGTVTLGGTAFTGDEGDMLLVKVDGKGHPTWAQLIDIYARSAYLATKEGLAVDAAGNVVVSGSFSGDLKVGGISLANYAPPKTFVVKFAPDGSPLWAQTFGGELGSAAVATDAAGNIALLAIPSGSGFYVAKLDGNTGATLWSRFFVGPVAFATAIDMDEEGNVLLAADMFAEIDLDGIVLRPPAAATFAFVTKFDGATGKARWGRVVARVSGEGGVPLYLKAARAGKIWVLTPQSGGTRLVALSSEGEELWARGTSAYLDSLHLGTDASGNARVSGAFSGSVDLGGGSRASSNPAAFVAWYDPAGNYLKDRVYPTAEGGGGHSGGVGTGVDLEGSVLLGGWFTGAANFGLGPVNACSDTTFVLKMEPSSTP